A stretch of the Osmerus eperlanus chromosome 10, fOsmEpe2.1, whole genome shotgun sequence genome encodes the following:
- the si:cabz01068815.1 gene encoding solute carrier family 51 subunit beta, with translation MLCAALLPCQTVREGILRRFSQPDMMYGWMALCLVLPGTSSFMIHNTVHSLCLEDSKTGWVQLKKCSLDSDLQQWVWRDPNILQSVVTSRCLSGYHADPVQTVPCEGGEEGGEREGNGLQWDCEGNRLMSRNLSLELSTDGKRLTLSPRSKQSKWRSLDEGDICQERLRSKRASSDEQDEFEVREGGEEMSAAAMTEEQREFLKWFYRTEDPTSWKLAMLALSFGALLLGCLLLGMGSMANKNRKKIAKYKAAASLAQRPEGEELQVLTTITEINATHSTPTQVRTLSESVVQQIQPQQDSGDTDRLKPGEIMVTWKNGDVSNLYPEPAAELEEEEEERQEVETEVVETEEVEKKEEEVEMEVEEEEAEAAVLMGEKERQ, from the exons ATGCTCTGTGCAGCTTTGCTCCCATGCCAGACAGTCAGAGAAGGAATTCTACGGAG ATTTAGCCAACCAGACATGATGTACGGTTGGATGGCACTCTGTCTTGTCCTTCCAG GGACAAGCAGCTTCATGATCCACAACACAGTTCACAGCTTGTGCCTTGAAGACTCTAAAACTGGCTGGGTTCAGCTGAAGAAGTGCAGCCTTGACTCAGACCTTCAGCAGTGGGTGTGGAGGGACCCCAATATCCTGCAGAGTGTGGTCACATCCAGGTGCCTGTCAGGCTACCACGCCGATCCTGTCCAGACGGTGCCCtgtgaagggggggaggagggaggagagagggaggggaatggACTCCAGTGGGATTGTGAGGGTAACAGACTGATGAGCCGGAACTTGTCTCTAGAGCTGTCCACAGATGGGAAACGCCTGACTCTGTCACCCCGAAGCAAACAGTCCAAGTGGAGGTCTCTGGATGAAGGGGACATCTGCCAGGAGAGGCTTA GATCCAAAAGGGCATCCTCCGATGAGCAAGACGAGtttgaggtgagagaggggggagaggagatgagcgcAGCCGCCATGactgaggaacagagagagtttTTAAAATGGTTTTATCGCACGGAGGACC CAACGTCATGGAAGTTGGCGATGCTGGCTCTGTCCTTTGGGGCTCTCCTCCTTGGTTGCCTGCTCCTTGGCATGGGCTCCATGGCTAACAA gaacaggaagaagaTAGCCAAGTATAAGGCTGCAGCTTCTCTGGCTCAGAGGCCAGAGGGTGAAGAACTCCAGGTCCTCACGACAATCACAGAGATCAATGCCACCCATAGCACCCCCACTCAGGTCAGGACACTGTCAGAGAGTGTGGTGCAGCAAATCCAACCGCAACAAGACAGCGGGGACACAGACAGGCTCAAACCTGGAGAGATCATGGTGACCTGGAAGAACGGAGACGTCTCCAATCTGTACCCTGAACCTGCAGCagaactggaggaggaggaggaggaaagacaagAGGTGGAGACAGAAGTGGTGGAAactgaggaggtggagaagaaggaggaggaggtagagatggaggtggaagaggaggaggcagaggcagcagtGTTGATGGGGGAGAAAGAGCGCCAGTGA
- the vps33b gene encoding vacuolar protein sorting-associated protein 33B produces the protein MAHSARRDAPELPDFSMLKILARDQLIYLLEQLPGKKDLFIEADLMSPLDRIANVTTLKQHEVDKLYKVEYKQIVSTSDQICFLIRPRIQTMKWICDVVNADKAVGKFRRYKIIFCPQKFYSCEALLEEQGIYGDVTIDEWAFYLLPLDDDIISLELPEFFRDNFLDGDQRWVRTAGSALNLLHSLYGPFSKVYGIGRCSKMTYESWREQVKEGEQKTHQAEIGNVFLIDRDVDFVTPLCSQVVYEGLVDDTFRIKCGCVEFGPEVTSSDKSIKVMLNSQDKVFSEIRNEHFSNVFSFLSQKARNLQTAYDKRQGMDIKQMKTFVSEELKGLKQEHRLLSMHIGASESMMKRKTKQDFQELLKTEHSLLEGFEIRECISFIEEHINRQVSMLESLRLLCLLSLTENGLLPKDYRSLKAQYLQSYGVDHLLTFSNLRQIGLLVEQQPGETLTVMESRVGKLVNDRAAGKLTDAFSSLARKSHFRALSRRLNLVPKSDEEYNLSVPRDMAYIFSGAYVPLSCKLIEQVLERDGWTGLEEVTRMLNSQEFAVTAGSNGAKTDAQRIILVMFLGGCTFSEISALRFLGKEKGLKFIVVTTAITNSARFLEALLDNHL, from the exons ATGGCTCACAGCGCCAGGAGAGATGCCCCTGAACTCCCAGACTTTTCTATGCTCAAGATACTGGCTAGGGACCAACTGATCTACCTACTAGAACAG CTTCCAGGGAAGAAGGACTTGTTTATTGAGGCAGATCTTATGAGTCCCCTTGATCGCATTGCTAATGTAACAACACTAAAG CAACATGAAGTAGACAAGCTTTACAAAGTGGAATACAAACAGATTGTCAGCACCTCAGATCA GATATGCTTCCTCATACGTCCAAGGATACAAACTATGAAATGGATATGTG ACGTGGTCAATGCAGACAAGGCAGTTGGAAAATTCAGAAGATACAAGATCATATTTTGCCCACAGAAG ttCTACTCATGTGAGGCACTGTTGGAGGAGCAGGGAATCTATGGTG ATGTGACCATAGATGAATGGGCTTTCTACCTCTTACCACTAGACGATGACATCATCAGTCTGGAGCTTCCAGAATTCTTCAGAGACAACTTCCTA GATGGGGACCAGCGCTGGGTGAGGACAGCAGGCAGTGCTCTGAAccttctccactctctctatGGCCCCTTCTCCAAAGTCTATGGAATTGGGCGATGCTCCAAG ATGACCTATGAATCATGGAGGGAGCAGGTGAAAGAAGGCGAACAGAAAACTCACCAAGCAGAAATCGGAAATGTTTTTCTCATTGACAGAG ATGTGGACTTTGTCACTCCTCTGTGCTCCCAAGTTGTATATGAAGGACTGGTGGATGACACATTCAGGATCAAATGTG GATGTGTTGAGTTTGGTCCTGAGGTTACGTCATCTGACAAGAGTATAAAAGTGATGCTGAACTCTCAAGACAAG GTGTTCAGTGAAATCAGAAATGAGCATTTCTCCAACGTGTTCAGCTTTCTAAGTCAGAAGGCCAGAAACCTCCAGACGGCCTACGAT AAGCGCCAAGGCATGGACATAAAGCAGATGAAGACGTTTGTGTCCGAGGAGTTAAAAGGTTTAAAACAGGAACATCGACTCCTCAGCATGC ATATTGGTGCCAGTGAATCAATGATGAAGAGGAAAACCAAGCAGGACTTTCAGGAGCTGCTAAAGACCGAGCACT CCTTACTGGAAGGCTTTGAAATCCGTGAATGTATATCCTTCATAGAGGAGCACATCAATAGACAA GTCTCCATGTTGGAAAGTCTGAGACTACTCTGCTTGCTGTCTCTCACAGAAAATG GGCTCCTTCCCAAAGATTACAGATCATTAAAAGCACAGTATTTACAG AGTTATGGTGTGGACCACCTTCTCACGTTTTCCAACCTGAGACAGATAGGATTACTGGTGGAGCAGCAGCCAGGAGAGACCCTCACCGTCATGGAGAGCCGAGTAGGAAAACTGGTCAACGACAGAGCGGCcg GAAAACTTACCGATGCCTTCTCATCCTTGGCAAGAAAGAGTCATTTCCGAGCCTTGAGCCGGAGGCTTAACCTG GTGCCCAAATCAGATGAGGAGTATAATCTGAGCGTTCCTCGTGACATGGCCTACATCTTCAGTGGGGCTTATGTCCCGCTGAGCTGCAAACTCATTGAACAG GTATTAGAGCGTGATGGCTGGACAGGGCTAGAAGAAGTCACCAGGATGCTGAATAGCCAGGAGTTTGCTGTCACAG CTGGCAGCAATGGAGCAAAGACGGATGCCCAGCGTATCATCCTGGTCATGTTCCTGGGAGGCTGCACATTCTCCGAGATCTCAGCTCTGCGCTTCTTAGGCAAAGAGAAAG GTTTAAAATTCATTGTAGTTACAACCGCCATAACAAATAGTGCCAGATTTCTGGAGGCTTTGTTGGACAACCATTTATGA
- the mtfmt gene encoding methionyl-tRNA formyltransferase, mitochondrial, protein MWNTVSAKQMGWKTLHNMCSYCIQRHVSVRLCNRRIHIKHRCGGPIPDQTLTVGTIKDSTPGPPWRILFLGTDDFAVESLKLLSTFRKSSDGVVESLEVVTLDNDVPVKRFAEVNSLPVHTWPLGDLQGRFDVGVVVSFGCLLRERLINQFPYGILNVHPSLLPRWRGPAPVFHTILHGDTVTGVTVMQIRAKRFDVGPILHQGFHQIPENCTADQLGATLAAQGASLLMETLKNLPERILHQREQDKEGATLAPKINASMSWMVWEEQTCAQIDRLYRAIGSRIPLRTIWMGKTVKLLDFVGTCNISLSGRGRKPVPGCISYQKELDTLAVCCKDGWVGFKAVILKKRLSATDFYNGYLHQSFQKRSSHQTQECLFVSNKNRTELQPIGENTLTQHTVH, encoded by the exons ATGTGGAATACTGTCAGTGCAAAACAAATGGGTTGGAAGACACTCCATAACATGTGCAGTTATTGCATACAGAGACATGTTTCTGTCCGACTGTGTAATCGAAGAATCCATATCAAACATAGATGTGGTGGACCCATCCCTGACCAGACACTGACAGTTGGCACCATTAAGGATTCGACACCAGGACCACCTtggagaatattgtttttaggcACTGATGATTTTGCAGTAGAATCCCTAAAACTGCTCTCCACGTTCAG AAAGTCCAGTGATGGAGTTGTGGAGTCACTTGAGGTTGTCACACTAGATAATGATGTCCCAGTGAAGAGGTTTGCTGAGGTGAACAGTCTCCCGGTTCACACATGGCCTCTTGGAGATCTCCAGGGCCGGTTTGATGTTGGAGTGGTGGTGTCCTTCGGCTGCCTACTCCGGGAGAGACTAATCAACCAATTTCCATA TGGGATCCTGAATGTCCACCCCAGCCTGCTCCCCAGGTGGCGAGGCCCAGCCCCGGTGTTCCACACTATCCTGCATGGGGACACCGTCACGGGGGTCACTGTCATGCAAATACGAGCCAAAAG GTTTGATGTGGGTCCCATTCTTCACCAGGGATTCCACCAGATCCCTGAGAACTGCACTGCTGACCAGCTAGGAGCAACCCTGGCTGCTCAGGGAGCTAGCCTG TTGATGGAGACTTTGAAGAACCTTCCTGAGAGAATATTACACCAAAGGGAGCAAGACAAAGAGGGTGCAACATTAG CACCTAAAATAAACGCGTCTATGAGCTGGATGGTGTGGGAGGAGCAGACCTGTGCCCAAATTGACCGCCTGTATCGTGCTATTGGATCTCGA ATCCCGTTGAGGACCATTTGGATGGGGAAAACAGTCAAGTTGTTGGACTTTGTCGGCACATGCAATATATCTCTTTCAG ggagaggaaggaagccAGTGCCAGGATGCATCAGCTACCAGAAAGAATTAGACACATTGGCTGTCTGTTGTAAG GATGGCTGGGTGGGATTCAAGGCAGTGATACTAAAGAAGAGACTGTCTGCAACAGACTTCTACAATGGCTACCTCCACCAGAGCTTTCAGAAGAGATCCTCTCACCAGACACAGGAGTGCCTGTTTGTCAGCAACAAGAACAGAACTGAGCTCCAGCCAAtaggagagaacacattgacACAACATACTGTCCATTAA
- the prc1b gene encoding protein regulator of cytokinesis 1b, which produces MRKSEVLAAESVACLNKALCHLKDIWEEIGIPEDQRLQRTNVVKNHIQGMLDMMIAEEESLKKRLICSLERCRKELETLTLELQLPPFEEEKGNSMLQQEKDIRTRVEILVKERSQRVQQLKALVEQDQDLCDILCSQAHAITPNCVPSMEQLDSFRRHISNQMAEKGRRRAEFVDVKKQIILCMEDLDQLPETSFEKDIVCEDEDAFCLSRENITSLKLLLCQLEERKADNEVVCESHREKIQELWSRLQVPQEEREAFSEHMVTSKKRNLEALQAEVQRLEEIKLRNIVNVIEAMRSEIAVLWEKCFFSTDQRQAFLAYFSEEFTEELLSLHEAKILLLKRHYEEHQELFEGVHRWENSWRLFLELEKKATDPGRFTNRGGNLLKEEKQRSELHKSLPKLEKKLKAQIDVWELEQGREFLVNEQKFLQFVEEQWELHRIEKEREKLERHLKKNKQTEEDMLYGTSVRTPTKRRFLGTATPSKTRKLNATSSTSSANSNSTMRSVYGGTVCHSPMSRPPLSANKGPGARTPGRSKPPHGGLQERHKENIAQVNVSPLCGVLRTPASPQRTISIHSVASTYSEFARDLSKASNTKCKPDILNSTITHL; this is translated from the exons ATGAGAAAGAG TGAGGTGCTCGCAGCTGAGTCTGTGGCATGCCTGAATAAAGCTCTGTGCCACCTGAAGGACATCTGGGAGGAGATTGGTATTCCGGAGGACCAAAGACTGCAGAGAACCAATGTTGTCAAAAACCACATTCAA GGGATGTTGGACATGATGATTGCTGAGGAGGAATCTCTGAAAAAAAGACTGATCTGCAGCCTTGAAAGATGCCGGAAAGAGCTGGAGACACTCACCCTGGAACTGCAGTTGCCTCCATTTGAG GAGGAGAAGGGTAACAGCATGCTCCAGCAGGAGAAAGACATCCGCACGCGAGTGGAGATcctggtgaaggagaggagccaGAGGGTGCAGCAGCTGAAAGCCCTGGTTGAGCAGGATCAGGACCTGTGTGATATCCTGTGCTCCCAGGCCCACGCCATCACCCCCAACTGCGTCCCCTCTATGGAGCAGCTGGACAGCTTCCGCCGGCACATCTCCAACCAGATGGCAGAGAAG GGGAGGAGGCGAGCAGAGTTTGTGGACGTCAAGAAGCAGATCATCCTGTGTATGGAGGACCTGGACCAGCTTCCTGAGACGAGCTTCGAGAAGGACATTGTTTGTGAAGATGAGGATGCGTTCTGCCTGTCCAGAGAAAATATTACCTCACTCAAACTCCTCCTTTGCCAG ctggaggagaggaaggcagaCAACGaagttgtgtgtgagagtcataGAGAGAAGATCCAGGAGCTTTGGTCCAGGCTGCAGGTCCcgcaggaggaaagagaggcctTCTCTGAACACATGGTTACCTCCAAGAAGAGGAACCTGGAAGCA TTGCAAGCGGAGGTCCAGCGCCTGGAGGAGATAAAGCTACGAAACATTGTTAATGTCATTGAAGCCATGCGCTCAGAGATAGCTGTGCTCTGGGAGAAGTGCTTCTTCAGCACCGACCAGCGGCAGGCCTTTCTGGCATACTTCAGTG AGGAGTTCACTGAGGAGCTGCTGAGCCTGCATGAGGCTAAAATCTTGCTTCTGAAACGGCACTATGAGGAGCACCAAGAGTTGTTTGAAGGAGTCCACCGCTGGGAGAACAGCTGGAGACTCTTCCTGGAGCTGGAG AAAAAAGCCACAGATCCCGGCAGATTCACCAACCGAGGAGGAAACCTCCTCAAGGAAGAGAAGCAGAGGTCAGAGTTGCACAAAAGCCTTCCGAAG CTTGAGAAAAAGCTGAAAGCCCAGATCGATGTTTGGGAGCTGGAGCAGGGTAGGGAGTTCCTGGTCAACGAACAGAAGTTCCTGCAGTTTGTGGAGGAGCAGTGGGAGCTGCACCGcattgagaaagaaagagagaaactggagagg CAtctgaagaaaaacaaacagacagaggagGATATGCTCTATGGGACATCTGTCCGAACTCCAACCAAACGTAGATTCCTTGGCACTGCAACCCCCAGTAAAACACGAAAG CTTAACGCTACCTCCAGCACCTCTAGTGCCAACTCTAACAGCACTATGCGCTCCGTCTATGGCGGGACTGTCTGCCACTCACCTATGTCCCGCCCCCCACTGTCAGCAAACAAG GGCCCTGGAGCACGGACCCCAGGACGTAGCAAACCCCCTCATGGAGGCCTGCAGGAGCGTCACAAGGAGAACATAGCCCAGGTGAATGTGTCTCCTTTGTGCGGAGTGCTGCGGACCCCTGCTAGTCCACAGCGTACCATCAGTATTCACTCTGTTGCCAGCACCTACTCAGAGTTTGCG CGAGATCTCTCCAAGGCCTCCAACACCAAGTGCAAGCCAGATATCCTGAACTCCACCATTACTCACCTTTGA
- the hypk gene encoding huntingtin-interacting protein K, whose product MAAEGDVDLDLEAEENCTGKPAEKPRKHDSGAADLERVTDYAEEKEISSSDLETAMSVIGDRRSREQKAKQERERELAKVTIKREDVELIMGEMEISRGVAERSLREHMGNVVEALIALTN is encoded by the exons ATGGCAGCCGAGGGAGATGTGGATTTGGACCTGGAAGCCGAGGAAAATTGCACTGGAAAACCAGCAGAGAAGCCTAGAAAACATGATAGCGGGGCCGCTGATTTGGAGAGGGTCACCGACTATGCGGAAGAAAAGGAAATATCTAGCTCAGATTTAGAAACG GCAATGTCAGTAATTGGAGACAGGAGATCTCGAGAACAGAAAGCCAAACAAGAGAG agaAAGGGAGCTGGCCAAAGTCACCATCAAGAGAGAAGACGTAGAACTCATT atgggagagatggagatttCCAGGGGTGTGGCAGAACGCAGTCTGAGAGAACACATGGGCAACGTGGTGGAAGCCTTAATTGCACTGACAAACTGA
- the si:ch73-314g15.3 gene encoding uncharacterized protein si:ch73-314g15.3 — protein MVLMDHFEEDLVAALRAIVKDGNWQCVGDTLNFEQTCTKLYSEDGEHIVLVHTENDTFWAMDSSCPHEGGPLDLGDIEDLGDGKLALVCPWHHFDFCLETGVSTTGLQNQVYDVRVVEDKVYVNTQNSLSLSPIPVAKTASIGQLSPENNKLSPSEDTLCFWATKILCTPDPKEKVSLTLEVQERWCSGGITEVGQATPPAQPSRKDTLTVLQPGKIKRGKGGTQASRIALLHSLANIEQWAIDLSWDVIARFSTVRLDTGEPLPRQFFSDFVKVAGDEAKHYHLLETRITELGSFFGALPVHNGLWQSATDTSHDLLARLAIVHMVHEARGLDVHPQTLSRFASQGDTASVDVLEVIYKDEITHVAAGLRWFTYICSEEGRDCLSTFHDLVKQHFKGYLKPPFNTEGRKTAGMTEEWYVPLVKPPG, from the exons ATGGTTTTAATGGATCACTTTGAAGAGGATTTAGTTGCAGCATTACGAGCAATAGTCAAGGATGGAAATTGGCAATGTGTAGGGGATACATTGAATTTTGAGCAAACATGTACAAA GCTGTATTCTGAAGATGGTGAACACATAGTACTTGTTCATACCGAAAATGATACATTCTGGGCGATGGATTCCTCCTGCCCTCATGAAG GTGGCCCCCTGGACCTGGGTGATATAGAGGACCTTGGGGATGGAAAGCTAGCTCTGGTCTGCCCCTGGCACCACTTTGACTTCTGTCTGGAGACTGGGGTCTCCACTACTGGGCTGCAG AACCAGGTGTATGATGTCAGAGTGGTGGAAGACAAGGTTTATGTGAACACACAGAACTCCCTGTCCCTGAGCCCCATTCCAGTGGCAAAAACAGCCTCTATAG gCCAACTGTCACCAGAGAACAACAAGTTATCTCCCTCTGAGGACACGCTGTGTTTCTGGGCAACCAAGATTCTGTGTACTCCTGATCCCAAAGAGAAG GTAAGCCTGACACTGGAGGTGCAGGAGCGGTGGTGCTCAGGGGGGATAACGGAGGTGGGCCAGGccacacccccagcccagcccagcaggaAGGACACCCTGACTGTGTTGCAGCCAGGGAAAATCAAACGTGGCAAAGGAGGCACACAG GCCAGCAGGATAGCTCTGCTACATTCCCTGGCTAACATAGAGCAGTGGGCCATCGACCTGTCCTGGGATGTCATCGCCAGATTCTCCACAGTTCGACTGGACACTGGAGAGCCGCTGCCTCGACAGTTCTTCAGCGATTTTGTCAAAGTGGCTGGGGACGAGGCCAAG CATTATCACCTGTTGGAGACGAGGATCACAGAACTTGGGAGTTTCTTTGGAGCTTTGCCTGTACACAACG GACTGTGGCAGTCAGCGAcagatacgtcacatgaccttcTAGCAAGGCTTGCTATTGTGCACATGGTGCATGAGGCCAG GGGGTTAGATGTCCACCCCCAGACTCTGTCCCGCTTCGCTAGCCAGGGTGACACAGCCTCTGTGGATGTTCTGGAGGTGATATACAAAGATGAGATCACTCATGTGGCAGCAGGACTGCGGTGGTTCACTTACATCTGTTCAGAGGAAGGCCGG GATTGCTTGTCGACGTTCCATGACCTGGTGAAGCAGCACTTCAAAGGATACCTGAAACCTCCTTTTAACACAGAGGGCAGGAAGACAGCAGGGATGACTGAGGAG TGGTATGTCCCACTTGTCAAGCCACCAGGTTGA
- the hddc3 gene encoding guanosine-3',5'-bis(diphosphate) 3'-pyrophosphohydrolase MESH1, which yields MSSDSILLLETVNFAADKHRNQRRKDPEATPYINHPIGVARILSHEGGITDIEVLQAALLHDTIEDTETSIAELEAVFGQTVARIVQEVTDNKTLSKQERKRQQVEHAPHSSQQAKLVKLADKLYNLRDLNRCTPTGWTAERIQEYFVWAAEVVRGLKGTNPTLEGKLEELFKKRGVGL from the exons ATGAGTTCAGATTCGATTCTTTTGTTGGAGACTGTTAACTTTGCGGCAGATAAACATCGTAATCAACGCCGAAAAGATCCAGAGGCAACACCTTATATAAATCACCCAATAG gaGTGGCAAGAATTCTAAGTCATGAAGGTGGAATCACAGATATTGAAGTTCTTCAA GCAGCGTTGCTACATGACACTATAGAGGACACAGAGACCAGCATAGCAGAGCTTGAGGCAGTGTTTGGGCAGACTGTGGCAAGGATTGTCCAGGAAGTGACCGATAACAAGACCTTGTCGAAGCAGGAGAGAAAGCGTCAGCAGGTGGAGCATGCGCCCCACTCTAGCCAACAGGCCAAACTGGTCAAACTGGCTGACAAACTATACAACCTGAGAGACCTAAACCGCTGTACTCCCACAg GCTGGACAGCAGAGCGGATTCAGGAGTACTTTGTGTGGGCAGCCGAGGTGGTGAGAGGACTGAAGGGCACCAACCCAACTCTGGAAGGGAAGCTGGAGGAGCTCTTCAAGAAGAGGGGTGTTGGGCTCTGA
- the mfap1 gene encoding microfibrillar-associated protein 1: protein MAGRDALNMKLPPIQSTAGAVPIRNEKGEISMEKVKVKRYVSGKRPDYAPMESSDEEEEDFQFVKKGKDAEPEMEMEEEEVSDPRLKRLLNRVSEDVEERLARHRQIAEPELIAESSEDSDEGTWHPEREESSEEEEEEEEEVDDEEIERRRAMMRQRAQERKIEDMEIMEVEEEGKSGDEPESESEYEEYTDSEDEAEPRLKPVFIRKKDRVTVAEREAEELKQKELEAEAKKQVEERRRYTLKIVEEEAKKEFEENRRTLAALDALDTDGENEEEEYEAWKVRELKRIKRDREAREAMEKEKSEIERFHSLTEEERRAELRNNGKVITNKASKGKYKFLQKYYHRGAFFMDGEQEVFKRDFSAPTLEDHFNKTILPKVMQVKNFGRSGRTKYTHLVDQDTTSFDSAWAQESAQNSKFFKQKAAGVRDVFDRPTVNKRKT, encoded by the exons ATGGCTGGACGGGACGCGCTCAACATGAAGCTACCGCCAATCCAGTCCACCGCTGGAGCTGTGCCGATTCGAAATGAGAAGG GTGAGATTTCTATGGAAAAGGTTAAGGTGAAGAGGTATGTGTCCGGTAAGCGTCCAGACTATGCTCCAATGGAGTCATCtgatgaggaagaagaagatttCCAGTTTGTAAAGAAGGGTAAAGATGCGGAgccagagatggagatggaggaagaggaagtctCGGACCCTCGTCTCAAACGTCTGCTCAATCGCGTCTCTGAagatgtggaggagag gctggccagacacagacagattgcTGAGCCCGAGCTCATAGCAGAAAGCAGTGAGGACTCAGATGAAGGAACCTGGCACCCAGAGCGTGAGGAGAGCagtgaggaagaagaggaggaagaggaagaagtggATGATGAG GAAATAGAGAGACGGCGAGCGATGATGCGCCAGAGAGCTCAGGAACGAAAGATAGAAGATATGGAGAtaatggaggtggaggaggaaggaaagtcAGGGGATGAACCTGAGTCTGAGTCCGAGTATGAAGAGTACACGGACAGCGAGGATGAGGCAGAGCCACGGCTAAAACCTGTCTTCATTCGCAA gaAGGACAGAGTGACTGTGGCTGAGCGTGAGGCGGAGGAACTGAaacagaaggagctggaggcggAGGCCAAGAAGCAGGTGGAGGAGCGGCGTCGCTACACCTTGAAgattgtggaggaggaggccaagaaGGAGTTTGAGGAGAACCGGCGAACTCTGGCCGCCCTCGATGCGCTGGACACTGACGGAgagaacgaggaggaggagtatgAGGCGTGGAAGGTCAGAGAGCTGAAACGcatcaagagagacagagaagcccGCGAAGC gatggagaaagagaagtcAGAGATTGAGCGATTCCACAGCCTCACAGAGGAAGAACGCAGGGCTGAGCTTCGCAACAACGGTAAAGTCATCACCAACAAAGCCTCTAAAGGCAAATACAAGTTCCTGCAGAAGTACTACCACAGAGGAGCCTTCTTCATG GATGGCGAGCAAGAGGTGTTTAAGAGAGACTTCAGTGCTCCTACTCTGGAGGACCATTTCAACAAAACAATTTTGCCAAAAGTCATGCAG GTCAAGAACTTTGGTCGCTCTGGTCGCACTAAGTACACTCATCTGGTGGACCAAGACACCACGTCGTTTGACTCAGCCTGGGCTCAGGAGAGTGCCCAGAACAGCAAGTTCTTCAAGCAGAAGGCAGCAGGAGTCAGAGATGTGTTTGACCGGCCCACAGTTAACAAGAGGAAGACCTAA